The Plasmodium falciparum 3D7 genome assembly, chromosome: 5 DNA window tcattttgtttcattttgtttcattttgtttGATTTCTTTGTGATGTTTGAATTTTAGAAaggtttaaaaatataaataaaaaagaaagtttttttttttttttaaatatataaaaaaaaatatgaaaatattgttttttttttttttcttacaaTGAAGAAGGGACAAGTAATTATGAATGAAGAAAAATGTAATGAGATTACGAAACATTATGGTAACCCTTTTATTAATACAAAAGAAGATTATTTACATGAGAAgattgaaaaaattatatgttccATATTATTAAGCAGAAATATAAAGAAGGCTAACTATTTagtttttgatatattatttgatgtatttatgaaaataataaaaactatTGGATATCATTGTAAAAAATTTTCATCCCTTAGAGGTAGCCAtgttgtaaattatatagatataaaatattgcTTAAAATTagctttttataatatatataatgaaatatatatattgaaagattattcaaaattatataaagatataatttattaccatatatatgatgaagaGGACAAcaaggaaaataataataataataaaaaaaatgaatataataataatcaacataataataatgatgaaaataataataatgaacataataataataaatttattggTGATAATAATCAAGAACATGTAGGAAAAGATGATGaatgttataataaaaatgaagaaaacaaTTTCAGAAAAAATACTTCTtcaatgatgataataaaagaaaaagaaaattatattaatgttGTTCAAAActcttatttatattataaacatttatgtacaaaaaaaaataataatacacatgatttaataaagaactttaatagtattaataatttatttacaaatgaatttaataacaaaaatatacaagATGGTAACTTGTCAAATAATGAATGCGTTAATATTCTTTCCTTAAGAGAAAATGTTAATGtcgaaaaatataaagaaattatgatgttaaaaaaaaattatatacatgatCATATGCCTATTATACCGTTATCTATaaatagaaaagaaaaaattactggatatataaatgaaaaggatAATTATGCATATGACCATATACAATCACaatcaaataatttattaaacaaTGATGAACATATTTTACATTCATCATCCTCCTCCTCATCTTCTTCTTCCTCATCATCCTCTTTATCAGATGACAGTCATGTTaacgaaaaaaaattgaacgATTCATCAAACAAAAATTACAATTATTTAAACACATCCAATGATCATTCGAATTTATCACAACGTATGCTATATGAACAcacaaaagaaaatatatcaaaagaaaaaatagaaattttAAATCTTCTTCCAAGATTAAAAGATATTTATGTCCAAAAtgcaaaacaaaaaaacgaCCTGAACAAGTCAGAAAATCAGGTCTTTAATTCGCTTAACATATTTGAGCAGTttgattaaaataataaaggcATATATACATGGGGGGGAAATATATTGGTCTACACCAAGCCATAGTCTGGTAGAGGTAGACATATGtaaatatgtgtatttatatgtataatatacaaaatgaaaaaatacatacattatatatatatatatatatatatatatatatatatatatatatatatgtatatttatttatttatttatttatttatttatatttattatttttttttattatttttttttattatttttttttattatttttttttattatttttatttttttttgtgtgtatccgtataaaaattaatatatgtgcCATGGTATTACATGGCGCATTATAAAAACCAGacataattatgtataaccattttgtaaatattctTTTGATATAATGTGTTGTCCTTTGTTGACGTCTtcagaataaaaaaaaaaaaaaaaattaatcatTATATCTTCAATAATGTTTCATATTTcttatgttttataaaattccTTTATGACGGGATGAGGCTTAAaatttgatattttttttggttaaaaaaaaaaaaaaaaaaaataataaaattatacataaatataaatataaatataaatataaatatataaatatatatatatatatatatatatatataatatgggtaagatataaagtatatacactaatattttaattttttcaaatgaaaaaaattaatttaataatgatCAAAAGGTGGAAGGTAGGTAATTTTAATTAGCATAAATGGGTGCTACACAAAAATGCATGTTtaattgaaatataaaaaaaaatatgtacaaataaataaatataaatatatatatatatatatatatatatatatatataatttatttgttgTTTAATTTTGTATGTCGAACATTTGGTCTATTTTATTTAAGCTATTATTCAAATTTGCTGATCTGTCGTTGATTTTCTTTTGATGTTCCGATAAAGAGGTATTTGGAAGAACCCCCACATTactgttaatattattattattatctaaaggatatatatttgtattattatacatatgattCATATTTGCATACATTGGATGGTTCCCATATTGTTGTTGCATGAGATAATTTTCCCATGTTGACGATATAACTTGATTTGTATTTCCATAAATAAAgggattattataatattgtattaAATTATGTGGTTGgttttttatttcaaaagCCCATTTTATTGTTAAAGCTGTTGAATAATTTTCTATTGGTTGATCTGACATGGCTATTTTAGCAAATTCAGCATTTACTCTATTAGTAAATTGAATAAAagctatatttttattaggtATGTATCTTACATATTCTATATTTCCGAAAGGTAAAAattcttcatataatattttttcaataacTGGTActtgatttatattattaataaatatacttcCAATAAATAATGTTCTACAGTCATTATTAAATGTTCCTACTCCTGTCATGTCATCTTTAAACGTATTAAATTTTTCTCTACCAAATATATCTACGGAAGCTTCAAATTCAAGTTCATCGTTTTCATTAGGAATTCTGtgtttatataaacaattatGACCATATGCACAACATCCTCTTgcgaaatatatacaaaaatattgtTTACTTGTATATGATTTATCAGCTTTTGTATATCCTGAATCCTTTGTTggattacatttatattttgctACAAAACGTGGTGTACTACTACCCTTGACACTCTTATCATATCTATCGGTTACATATTTACCAaaccatatattatattgctCGCTGCCTTCTGTatattctattttatttaattcttcttGTGTTATTTGTAAACGTGCAGGTGTTTTTAAAATCTCTTTCACCTTATcactttttttcattaattcgATACTTTTATCTAATATAGAACAAtaatttaaaacattttcatctaccattttattattgtcatacatacctatattatcataataataattatatgtcaTTGGATTTATAGGATTTATAGTATTTAGCGTATTCACATTGTTCATTccattcatataattataattatacatattataataattatttataggattattcatataataatttgaaaCGTTATTTCCTAATATAGacatattcttattattttcatctgtatttatatctttatcgTAATTATTTCCTGGAGAAAACAAATCGGTTTTCATTTTTCCACCATCTGAcacattactattattattaagttGCTTCTCTTTATTTGGATCAATGCTTATCGCATTGCTCTGATGAGGACCCACGTTATAATATTGACTATAGTAATACGGGTACCCCATATAATTTTCAAcactcatattattatacatattataatattggGAGGGGTAATTTGACTGAGTTGGTTGTCCTGGCGGAGCCGGAGGAGTAGGAGGAGGTGGACATGTCGGGGGTACGGGAGGAGAATTATGCGAAACATTTTGTATACCTGTAGGAGGCTGTCCGCTAGGTGGAGGAGgtgtatttaataatatctgACTAGGTGGCTCtatttttttacaatttttatcatcatttgtattatctttatcatttgatatattatccttctcattcttattttttaaatcataaCTTGGCGGGTCCCCATGATCATTTTGATTACCATAATGGGTACTCTGgttatttattacatttttgcTTTGGTCACatataatatctttattttgttcattagtatgattattatttggtTCATTTGtatcatctttattttgttcattagTATGGTTATTATTTGGTTCATTCGTAAGATTATTGTTTGGTTCATTAGTATGATTATTGTTTGGTTCATTagtatgattattatttggtTCATTAGTGTGGTTATTATTTGGTTCATTAGTGTGGTTATTATTTGGTTCATTCGTAAGATTATTGTTTGGTTCATTAGTATGATTATTGTTTGGTTCATAAGtatcatctttattttgttccttagcatcatctttattttgttccttagcatcatctttattatgttcatttGTATCATCTTTAATTACATCAATATcctttttactttttcttcctcttttttttttattatcgttacctttttttttttcttctattttGTTTAATGTTGTTTGAGATTGGTcgttaattttataattttcattctgatcattatcatcatcattttttttgtcatctgtttgtttttttcgaCCTCTTCTTTTTCCACCTTTTTTTTCCTCCTTTGGTAATTCTTCACTTTTTTCCTGTTCTCCTTcctctttatattttttttcatcttttattttctctCCCTCatcattaattattttttcgtCATCGACTTCATTCTTATTAGTGttaatcttttttttggttttattatcatcgtctagaaaattaaaaaacctTTTCAAgctcattttaaaaaatataatataatataatataaaataaaaaatatatatatgtatatatatatatatatatatatatatatatgtatttatttatttatttatttatatatgagaaaagaaggaaatataataaatattatatttcattttatgaggaataaaaaaaaaaaaaaaataataataaaatttaattaaagttttataaaatcattttatttttaaaataatatatattaaacgtacataaaataattatggaaatgtatatatatatatatatatatatatatatataaatatatattatatatatatataaatatatatta harbors:
- a CDS encoding pre-mRNA-splicing factor CWC2, putative, with the translated sequence MSLKRFFNFLDDDNKTKKKINTNKNEVDDEKIINDEGEKIKDEKKYKEEGEQEKSEELPKEEKKGGKRRGRKKQTDDKKNDDDNDQNENYKINDQSQTTLNKIEEKKKGNDNKKKRGRKSKKDIDVIKDDTNEHNKDDAKEQNKDDAKEQNKDDTYEPNNNHTNEPNNNLTNEPNNNHTNEPNNNHTNEPNNNHTNEPNNNHTNEPNNNLTNEPNNNHTNEQNKDDTNEPNNNHTNEQNKDIICDQSKNVINNQSTHYGNQNDHGDPPSYDLKNKNEKDNISNDKDNTNDDKNCKKIEPPSQILLNTPPPPSGQPPTGIQNVSHNSPPVPPTCPPPPTPPAPPGQPTQSNYPSQYYNMYNNMSVENYMGYPYYYSQYYNVGPHQSNAISIDPNKEKQLNNNSNVSDGGKMKTDLFSPGNNYDKDINTDENNKNMSILGNNVSNYYMNNPINNYYNMYNYNYMNGMNNVNTLNTINPINPMTYNYYYDNIGMYDNNKMVDENVLNYCSILDKSIELMKKSDKVKEILKTPARLQITQEELNKIEYTEGSEQYNIWFGKYVTDRYDKSVKGSSTPRFVAKYKCNPTKDSGYTKADKSYTSKQYFCIYFARGCCAYGHNCLYKHRIPNENDELEFEASVDIFGREKFNTFKDDMTGVGTFNNDCRTLFIGSIFINNINQVPVIEKILYEEFLPFGNIEYVRYIPNKNIAFIQFTNRVNAEFAKIAMSDQPIENYSTALTIKWAFEIKNQPHNLIQYYNNPFIYGNTNQVISSTWENYLMQQQYGNHPMYANMNHMYNNTNIYPLDNNNNINSNVGVLPNTSLSEHQKKINDRSANLNNSLNKIDQMFDIQN